The Catharus ustulatus isolate bCatUst1 chromosome 15, bCatUst1.pri.v2, whole genome shotgun sequence genome has a window encoding:
- the HAND1 gene encoding heart- and neural crest derivatives-expressed protein 1 codes for MNLVGGYQHHHHHHHHHHMLHDPFLFGPAARCHQERAYFPGWVLNPAEATPELAGQSPNYGPAEYGPAGPGRLEALSGRLGRRKGVGGPKKERRRTESINSAFAELRECIPNVPADTKLSKIKTLRLATSYIAYLMEVLAKDSQPGDTEGFKAELKKADGRENKRKRETQPEVYSQPLGHGEKKLKGRTGWPQQVWALELNP; via the exons ATGAACCTGGTGGGGGGCTACCagcatcaccaccaccaccaccatcaccaccacaTGCTGCACGACCCTTTCCTCTTCGGGCCGGCGGCGCGATGCCACCAGGAGCGCGCCTACTTCCCCGGCTGGGTGCTCAACCCGGCCGAGGCGACCCCCGAGCTCGCCGGGCAGAGCCCGAACTACGGCCCCGCCGAGTATGGCCCGGCCGGCCCGGGGCGGCTGGAGGCTCTCAGCGGCCGCCTGGGACGGCGAAAAGGTGTGGGAGGACCCAAGAAGGAGCGGCGGAGGACGGAGAGCATCAACAGCGCCTTCGCCGAGCTCCGCGAGTGCATCCCCAACGTGCCCGCCGACACCAAGCTCTCCAAGATCAAGACCCTGCGCCTGGCCACCAGCTACATCGCCTACCTGATGGAGGTGCTGGCCAAGGACAGCCAGCCCGGGGACACCGAGGGCTTCAAAGCCGAGCTCAAGAAGGCGGACGGCAGGgagaacaagaggaaaagggagacG CAGCCCGAGGTCTATTCGCAGCCTCTGGGGCACGGCGAGAAGAAGCTGAAGGGCCGGACGGGTTGGCCCCAGCAGGTCTGGGCTCTGGAACTGAACCCCTGA